One genomic segment of Myxocyprinus asiaticus isolate MX2 ecotype Aquarium Trade chromosome 14, UBuf_Myxa_2, whole genome shotgun sequence includes these proteins:
- the LOC127451467 gene encoding uncharacterized protein LOC127451467, translating into MWPKRNAVKLNVKHKSYDRTGYNWREGAAQEENTRGGAKRLLRPLSLEVCDSAPTAQEDSTPLTVKTRERMCENKALLDILQQNSGMSCAAPSPDCRGRWRAQRRKERRYRCILHTIYYLSCQCEQLNLKVRTLQLNWETEQRRSMSYFNQIMELERETRECVFQLDQREPAQPEQPRYIVVWDNVSFHRAALVREWFTNNPRFSNIFLPAYSSFYNPIEEFFRHGGGKFSTVKISEQSEDLYCLPSEENLLTLECNIENDISRLLSFPFPPCVNSINRRVNIEFDLNSWGSDENETNTEDSDLCLLSSWSSLLSQLFSTDLNMTLTLHDPKPSSSSSSSSLVLSPVVSSSPKSISLADDITIVAGNRTGMFVQSVRVGSHVEQCGLREGSELLELDQVMFGDGQSVYSRSGSFLSLCSGGLNQTHSYTHTTRKVNTLYWPNVILYYIILLSLSAYSALLDELLSLSFTGADSFCVRVNLDLCSHGDPPYLEFSVTMCFMSPTQHITANISGAVSAWTNIQLHHWRPERCLITTGTL; encoded by the exons ATGTGGCCGAAGAGGAACGCAGTCAAGCTGAACGTAAAGCACAAGAGCTACGACAGGACAGGATACAACTGGAGAG AGGGAGCAGCTCAGGAAGAGAATACGAGAGGTGGAGCAAAGAGATTGCTCCGCCCCCTGAGCCTTGAGGTGTGTGACAGCGCCCCCACAGCACAGGAGGACTCAACACCACTCACTGTGAAAACAAGAGAGCGCATGTGTGAAAATAAG GCTCTTTTAGACATTCTGCAGCAGAACAGCGGCATGAGTTGTGCAGCACCATCGCCAGACTGCAGGGGGAGATGGAGAGCTCAGAGGCGCAAAGAGAGAAGGTATCGCTGCATACTACACACTATATACTAC CTGTCATGTCAGTGTGAACAGTTGAATCTGAAGGTCAGGACTCTACAGCTGAACTGGGAGACTGAACAGAGGAGGAGTATGTCGTACTTCAACCAGATCATGGAGCTCGAGAGAGAGACCAG AGAGTGTGTGTTCCAGCTTGACCAGAGGGAGCCAGCACAACCAGAGCAGCCTCGCTACATTGTCGTTTGGGATAACGTCAGCTTCCATCGCGCTGCTCTGGTTCGTGAATGGTTTACCAATAACCCGAGGTTTTCCAACATCTTTCTGCCTGCATACTCTTCCTTTTATAACCCAATAGAGGAGTTTTTTCGGCATGGTGGTGGAAAGT TCTCTACAGTTAAAATCAGTGAACAGTCTGaag ATTTATACTGCTTACCTTCAGAGGAAAATCTGCTCACACTG gagtGTAACATAGAGAACGATATCAGCAGACTGTTATCATTTCCATTTCCTCCCTGTGTGAACTCCATTAACCGCAGAGTAAACATAGA GTTTGATCTGAACTCTTGGGGAAGTGATGAGAACGAGACAAACACTG aggATTCAGATTTGTGTCTGTTGAGTTCATGGAGTTCTCTGCTGTCTCAACTCTTTTCTACTGACCTCAACATGACCCTGACTCTCCATGACCCCAAAccatcgtcatcatcatcttcatcatcactgGT GCTGTCTCCAGTAGTCTCTTCCTCACCCAAAAGCATCAGCCTCGCTGATGACATCACTATCGTTGCTGGCAATAGGACGGGCATGTTTGTGCAGTCAGTGAGGGTGGGCTCACATGTGGAGCAGTGCGGTCTGAGAGAGGGGAGTGAGTTACTGGAG TTGGATCAGGTGATGTTCGGGGACGGTCAGTCAGTGTACAGCAGAAGTggctcatttctctctctctgcagtggTGGACTGAACCagactcactcatacacacacacaaccaggaaggtaaacacactttaCTGGCctaatgttatattatattatattatattattgtctcTGTCAGCTTATTCTGCTTTACTGGATGAACTGTTGTCTTTATCCTTCACTGGTGCTGATTCGTTCTGTGTGCGTGTGAACCTTGACCTCTGTTCCCATGGCGACCCACCATATTTAGAGTTCAGTGTGACGATGTGCTTCATGTCACCGACACAACATATAACGGCAAATATCAGTGGCGCTGTGTCCGCATGGACAAACATACAGCTACACCACTGGAGACCGGAGCGGTGCCTAATTACAACAGGTACACTCTAG
- the LOC127451290 gene encoding cdc42 effector protein 1-like yields the protein MSLGKLPAIKGLVTTSNNNRRFKSDLSVDMISPPLGDFRHTMHVGRGGDVFGDTSFLSNYGGSMNDGGSGNPDSPSGSKTTRFFSRTLRHVRKNPPPRLRGGSRDFTSPPPPISPIIKNAISLPQLNLDTSSGHHMRALLPISISSPAQSLCSYGLHSGFVTLPRFSRLDQNPGETSGTLFTDYRRSSLQENSDVTLTRSDSLTSFNVDLGPSLMSEVLQLIDSANSLFSSSKNWEREEEEEESSSVLEMESPSISSAESVRVSVSSTRRSDTSHKTQQEHDDDDDDDCKQLMTDTSLSCPIRVEVSMEPRRFQQAANVLARHFGEGSSLLKEQHRPEEEKNRPSSFSHMRVPLTFPETEEEIKV from the exons ATGAGTTTGGGAAAATTGCCTGCGATTAAAGGACTGGTCACCACATCTAACAATAATCGGCGCTTTAAAAGCGACCTGTCAGTGGACATGATCAGCCCACCGCTCGGGGACTTCCGCCACACTATGCACGTTGGCCGCGGCGGAGATGTTTTCGGTGACACCTCATTTTTAAGCAACTACGGCGGTTCAATGAACGACGGAGGGTCGGGGAACCCAGATTCACCATCCGGCTCAAAAACAACACGATTTTTCTCGCGCACACTTCGACACGTACGGAAAAACCCGCCGCCTCGGCTGAGAGGGGGGTCACGTGACTTCACCTCCCCTCCCCCGCCGATCTCACCCATCATTAAAAATGCCATCTCTCTGCCTCAGCTGAACCTGGACACTTCCAGTGGCCACCACATGAGGGCGCTGCTCCCCATCTCCATCAGTTCACCTGCGCAGTCGCTCTGCTCGTACG GTCTTCATTCTGGTTTTGTAACACTGCCTCGCTTTTCCCGGCTTGATCAAAACCCTGGAGAAACATCTGGAACGCTCTTCACAGACTACAGACGGAGTTCACTGCAGGAGAACAGTGACGTGACGCTGACACGCTCTGATTCGCTCACGTCCTTCAATGTGGACCTCGGCCCCTCCCTCATGAGTGAAGTTCTGCAGTTGATTGACAGCGCCAACAGTCTCTTTAGTAGCAGTAAGAACtgggagagagaggaagaggaggaagagtcAAGCTCAGTGTTAGAGATGGAGAGCCCATCCATCTCTTCTGCAGAGAGTGTGAGGGTCTCTGTGAGCAGCACGAGGCGCTCTGACACCTCACACAAGACTCAGCAGgaacatgatgatgatgatgacgatgattgTAAACAGCTGATGACAGATACGTCACTCAGTTGTCCAATCAGAGTTGAGGTGAGTATGGAGCCCAGGAGGTTCCAGCAAGCTGCTAATGTGCTAGCGCGTCACTTTGGAGAAGGCAGCAGTCTCTTAAAGGAGCAGCATCgacctgaagaagaaaaaaacagaccTTCATCATTCAGCCACATGAGGGTGCCACTCACCTTTCCTGAGACAGAAGAAGAAATCAAAGTGTAA